A region of Streptomyces sp. NBC_01267 DNA encodes the following proteins:
- a CDS encoding YbaB/EbfC family nucleoid-associated protein, which yields MGNGFQEQLDEMMGKLAEHRDSLLATQRELAKYTVTVQSKDRMLTVVAGAQGDVREIKFHTNAYRDMAPAELGAALVEVIGQAREQAGQKVRETMMPFQGAGAAMRKSMTGGSEFDDLMGPLREMWPGPEGPGGTPGAGRKGTGKASGGTPGTGRNGTGKGKGGTSDG from the coding sequence ATGGGTAACGGATTCCAGGAACAGCTCGACGAGATGATGGGAAAGCTCGCGGAACACCGCGATTCCCTCCTCGCGACCCAGCGGGAGCTGGCCAAGTACACGGTCACCGTGCAGTCGAAGGACCGGATGCTGACGGTCGTCGCGGGCGCCCAGGGCGACGTGCGGGAGATCAAGTTCCATACGAACGCGTACCGCGACATGGCGCCCGCCGAACTGGGCGCGGCGCTGGTCGAGGTCATCGGGCAGGCCAGGGAGCAGGCCGGGCAGAAGGTCCGCGAGACCATGATGCCGTTCCAGGGAGCGGGCGCCGCCATGCGCAAGTCGATGACGGGCGGCAGCGAATTCGACGACCTGATGGGCCCGTTGCGGGAGATGTGGCCGGGCCCCGAGGGGCCGGGCGGCACACCGGGCGCCGGACGGAAGGGCACAGGCAAGGCGTCCGGCGGCACACCGGGCACCGGGCGGAACGGCACGGGCAAGGGGAAGGGCGGTACCTCGGATGGCTGA
- a CDS encoding WXG100 family type VII secretion target, with protein MADVTLEVQRANAAIDDMVKANTDMVNALTELLSQLGPLKASFSGQTATVYTDFQNQANTAIETMNAQFGTGQQALKEMVDGQVAGDKRGSGMF; from the coding sequence ATGGCGGACGTCACACTCGAAGTCCAGCGCGCCAACGCGGCCATCGACGACATGGTCAAGGCCAACACGGACATGGTGAACGCGCTCACCGAACTGCTCAGCCAGCTCGGCCCCCTGAAGGCGTCCTTCTCCGGTCAGACCGCGACCGTGTACACGGACTTCCAGAACCAGGCCAACACCGCCATCGAGACGATGAACGCCCAGTTCGGCACAGGTCAGCAGGCCCTGAAGGAAATGGTCGACGGCCAGGTCGCGGGTGACAAGCGCGGCTCAGGGATGTTCTGA
- the eccB gene encoding type VII secretion protein EccB: MQSRRDQVQAHMFVMGRLSSGMQRAEPDAPDTPTARTWRGIIWGLLIACLAALVTTLYGLISPGGATSWRTDGALVVVKESGARYVYIGGTLHPVLNEASARLLAGDKLSVQQVASASLGDTPRGTPLGIVGAPDGLPKGALDRGTWSVCAGRKDTGTGGTSTVTSVVIGAEPGGEGLGAKDGVLVSSPSGGVQLLWQGRRFAVDTKHGGAAALGWAGTTAPYPVGDAFLTSLVAGPDLAAPDVPGRGGAGPQLSGAASRIGQLFTADGGQRYLLRKDGLVPLTDTLHRLLLGDPRTQAQAYGGGAVNERTVGAADLAAHQVPASAAAALAADLPAKAPHPVSATAGQDVCARVASSGSGHTTTVALVAATQVPGGAPDAEPGVRAGCLAADRVWVRPGSGALVTAHSTAGTGSTRYLVTDAGAAYPVPDDDALKQLGYSASDAVRLPAPLLDLLPTGPNLDPQALAQGGIVRADLSATEGAGSKSVAGAPKQSNERCINN; the protein is encoded by the coding sequence ATGCAGTCCAGGCGTGACCAGGTCCAGGCCCATATGTTCGTCATGGGCCGGCTCTCCTCCGGCATGCAGCGCGCCGAGCCGGACGCACCCGACACCCCGACCGCCCGTACCTGGCGCGGCATCATCTGGGGCCTGCTGATCGCCTGCCTCGCCGCGCTGGTCACGACCTTGTACGGGCTGATCTCGCCCGGCGGGGCCACCTCCTGGCGCACCGACGGTGCGCTCGTGGTGGTCAAGGAGTCCGGGGCCCGGTACGTCTACATCGGCGGCACCCTGCACCCCGTGCTGAACGAGGCGTCGGCGCGGCTGCTGGCCGGGGACAAGCTGTCCGTCCAGCAGGTCGCCTCGGCCTCCCTCGGGGACACCCCGCGCGGCACACCGCTCGGCATCGTGGGCGCACCGGACGGGCTGCCGAAGGGCGCGCTCGACCGGGGCACCTGGTCGGTGTGCGCGGGCCGCAAGGACACCGGAACCGGCGGTACCAGCACGGTCACCTCGGTGGTGATCGGCGCCGAACCGGGCGGCGAAGGGCTGGGTGCGAAGGACGGCGTACTGGTGTCGTCACCCAGCGGAGGCGTCCAACTGCTCTGGCAGGGACGGCGGTTCGCGGTCGACACCAAACACGGTGGGGCTGCGGCGCTCGGCTGGGCAGGGACCACCGCCCCGTACCCGGTCGGCGATGCCTTCCTCACCTCGCTGGTGGCCGGGCCCGACCTGGCGGCTCCCGACGTGCCGGGCCGGGGCGGGGCCGGTCCCCAGCTGTCGGGGGCGGCGAGCCGGATCGGCCAGCTCTTCACCGCCGACGGCGGCCAGCGCTACCTGCTACGCAAGGACGGGCTCGTACCGCTGACCGACACCCTGCACCGGCTGCTGCTCGGCGACCCGCGCACCCAGGCGCAGGCGTACGGCGGCGGCGCGGTGAACGAACGCACGGTGGGGGCGGCCGACCTGGCCGCCCATCAGGTCCCGGCGTCGGCCGCCGCGGCGCTCGCCGCGGACCTGCCCGCCAAGGCACCGCATCCGGTGTCGGCCACCGCAGGTCAGGACGTGTGCGCGCGGGTCGCCTCCAGCGGCTCCGGGCACACCACGACGGTGGCGCTGGTCGCCGCCACGCAGGTGCCGGGCGGGGCGCCGGACGCCGAACCGGGGGTACGGGCCGGGTGCCTGGCCGCCGACCGGGTCTGGGTCCGACCGGGCTCGGGCGCCCTGGTGACGGCCCACTCCACGGCCGGGACGGGCTCCACCCGCTACCTGGTCACCGACGCGGGCGCCGCCTACCCGGTGCCCGACGACGACGCTCTCAAGCAGCTCGGCTACTCGGCGAGCGATGCCGTACGGCTGCCCGCACCGCTGCTCGATCTGCTGCCGACCGGGCCGAATCTCGACCCGCAGGCACTGGCGCAGGGCGGCATCGTGCGGGCCGACCTATCCGCCACGGAGGGCGCCGGGAGCAAAAGCGTTGCGGGCGCTCCGAAACAATCGAATGAACGATGCATCAATAATTGA
- the eccD gene encoding type VII secretion integral membrane protein EccD, whose amino-acid sequence MSDTTVGLCRIAVRAPENSYELGIPVDVPLADLIPVLVEYAGGELHEQGAAHGGWTLQRLGAAPLDEEGTPQSLELRDGETLYLRARHETLPEVDFDDLVDGIGDTLRARPDTWRPELTRRLLIGFAVAGLTAALFTVALPGPAHWRIAAAAVLAVLLLAGATAASRAVGDAGAGAALGLMAVPHLALAGALLPTAGHGESVFGPRLLAGGAAAAGAAVLALAAVGAFAPLFLGVFTVALFASVGGIVCAGGVPLSHTAGYLAVGAVAAGSFVPGLAFRLAGLRLPPLPSSAEELQEGIEPFEAERVRVRARLADAYATGCTAALGLVLAGCITALLTGPDSDGWPAPVLAMALGLLLLLHTRTVGGAWQRLVMAVPGAYALTLAACTDAVGTGMPGRLEVTGMLTAAAAVTVIAAWTVPGRRLVPYWGRAADMLHSLTALVLLPLALLLAGVFGTLRGIWG is encoded by the coding sequence GTGAGCGACACCACCGTCGGATTGTGCCGAATAGCTGTAAGAGCGCCTGAAAATTCCTATGAGTTGGGCATCCCGGTCGACGTACCGCTGGCCGATCTCATCCCCGTTCTCGTCGAGTACGCCGGCGGGGAGCTGCACGAGCAGGGCGCCGCCCATGGCGGCTGGACCCTCCAGCGGCTCGGCGCCGCACCCCTCGACGAGGAGGGGACCCCGCAGTCGCTGGAGTTGCGCGACGGCGAGACGCTGTACCTGCGCGCGCGTCATGAGACGCTGCCCGAGGTCGACTTCGACGATCTGGTCGACGGCATCGGCGATACGCTGCGGGCCCGGCCCGACACCTGGCGCCCCGAGCTGACCAGACGGCTGCTGATCGGGTTCGCCGTGGCCGGGCTGACCGCGGCCCTGTTCACCGTCGCGCTGCCCGGTCCTGCCCACTGGCGGATCGCTGCCGCCGCCGTGCTCGCCGTACTGCTGCTCGCCGGGGCCACGGCCGCGTCACGCGCCGTCGGGGACGCGGGGGCGGGCGCCGCCCTCGGGCTGATGGCCGTGCCGCATCTGGCCCTGGCCGGGGCGTTGTTGCCCACCGCCGGGCACGGCGAGTCCGTGTTCGGGCCCCGGCTGCTGGCGGGCGGCGCGGCAGCGGCCGGCGCCGCGGTCCTCGCGCTGGCCGCGGTCGGCGCGTTCGCCCCGCTGTTCCTCGGGGTCTTCACCGTCGCCCTGTTCGCATCGGTCGGCGGCATCGTCTGCGCGGGCGGTGTGCCGCTGTCGCACACGGCCGGATATCTCGCGGTGGGCGCGGTCGCCGCCGGGAGTTTCGTACCGGGGCTGGCCTTCCGGCTGGCGGGGCTGCGACTGCCACCGCTGCCGTCCAGCGCCGAGGAACTCCAGGAGGGCATCGAGCCCTTCGAGGCCGAGCGGGTCCGGGTGCGCGCCCGGCTGGCCGACGCGTACGCCACCGGCTGCACCGCCGCGCTCGGACTGGTCCTGGCCGGCTGCATCACGGCCCTGCTCACCGGGCCCGACTCCGACGGCTGGCCCGCGCCGGTGCTCGCCATGGCGCTCGGACTGCTGCTGCTCCTGCACACCCGGACCGTCGGCGGTGCCTGGCAGCGCCTGGTCATGGCGGTGCCCGGGGCGTACGCCCTGACACTCGCGGCCTGCACGGACGCGGTCGGAACCGGCATGCCGGGACGGCTGGAGGTCACCGGCATGCTGACGGCCGCAGCCGCGGTCACGGTGATCGCCGCCTGGACCGTGCCCGGCCGCAGGCTGGTGCCGTACTGGGGGCGCGCGGCCGACATGCTGCACAGCCTGACGGCACTGGTGCTGCTGCCGCTCGCGCTGCTGCTGGCCGGGGTGTTCGGCACGCTGCGCGGCATCTGGGGCTGA
- the eccCa gene encoding type VII secretion protein EccCa: MSTVTFRRPPRRPGPQLPQGELTLQEPPALPESQSAMSGVITYLPMALSSLGMVLIFIRPGESSGILMWVAIGMMLLSAVGMLISQFIRAAGDRKRRLRGERRDYLRYLATSRRRIRKAIDEQRRADAWHHPEPGSLVSLARGGRLWERRTTHEDFAEIRVATGTRQLALTLNPLSTKPVEDLEPLCAHALRRFIRAYSTVPGQPIAVRMRSFARVILLSGSKDGEETGPPGTDHAAAAERNLETARGAVRAMVCQLAVLHAPEDLAVVVVADGGALPGWEWVKWLPHAQHTSDTDGVGSARLVAEAVSELEPLLGEEFGGRPPFEPGAEPSRDEPYTVIVLDTAAVPAGARIAGAGYRNALVLDVRGVLDDAPERGSLRFRVTPGDLSMVTTDADGKTVETSVGRPETLGPRAARALASAVAPFRLGATARSEQPLQEDMELTGLLGIHDLHSADLTRLHERRAPGDRLRVPIGLAADGSQVALDIKESAQGGMGPHGMLIGATGSGKSELLRTLVLGLALTHSSETLNFVLVDFKGGATFLGLDRLPHTSAVITNLADETALVDRMRDALHGELMRRQELLRKAGNYASLLEYEKAREGGADLAPLPTLFVVVDEFSELLAAHRDFLDLFVMIGRLGRSLGVHLLLASQRLDEGRIHQLESHLSYRVGLRTFSAMESRGVLGVPDAYELPPQPGSGLLKNDVGTLTRFKAAFVSGPYRVIRPAVRQAVVAGQVVPFQAGWVPPRQLPQSASELAGAEAETAAAEEASASLLTIAVERLEESGPHAHQVWLPPLTEPPTLDLLLPPPGSPAARRLTVPVGIVDRPFDQRRDELIADLSGAGGHVGIGGGPQSGKTTLVRTLITAIARTHTPREVQFYCLDLGGGGLSALSGLPHVGGVTGRLDPERLLRTVAEITGLIARRERQFADHGFGSMADYRRKRAAGEFADDPYGDVFLVVDGWNTIRQDFMDLVPTFTLIASRGLNFGVHLIIAATRWGEIGSALRDQLGTRFELRLGDPVDSAINMRAAATVPKVPGRGLTDEQLHFLTALPRIDGDSSVDTLSDGVDALVRETAAGWDGPKAPPVRMLPLTLPASELPEPDGDLRVPIGIRDVQLDIFHHDFEENPHLVVVGDAESGKTNLLALVCEAVTKRYGPAEARVMVTDYRRRLAGAVPEPYRLGYAVGPAQLQEMVSGSARAMADRVPGPDIAPERLKLRDWWKGPRLFVVVDDYELIGSGGPDPFAPLLPYLAQGAEVGLHLIVARSANGASRSMMSDQLLRRLVEANTPVVQLSCPPAEGQIVTGTKPRLLPPGRGLYITRRNTVQVQTALRGEEAEEATGPAEQ, translated from the coding sequence TTGAGCACCGTCACGTTCCGGCGCCCGCCGCGCCGGCCGGGCCCTCAGCTGCCGCAGGGCGAGCTGACCCTCCAGGAACCACCCGCACTGCCCGAGTCCCAGAGCGCCATGAGCGGCGTCATCACCTATCTGCCCATGGCGTTGAGCTCGCTCGGCATGGTACTGATCTTCATCAGGCCCGGCGAGAGCAGCGGCATCCTGATGTGGGTCGCGATCGGGATGATGCTGCTGTCCGCAGTGGGCATGCTGATCAGCCAGTTCATCCGCGCGGCCGGTGACCGCAAGCGACGGCTGCGCGGTGAGCGGCGCGACTACCTGCGCTACCTCGCCACCAGCCGCCGCCGTATCCGCAAGGCCATCGACGAGCAGCGGCGCGCCGATGCCTGGCACCACCCCGAGCCGGGCTCGCTCGTCTCACTGGCGCGCGGCGGACGGCTCTGGGAACGCCGCACCACCCATGAGGACTTCGCCGAGATCCGGGTCGCCACCGGCACCCGTCAGCTCGCGCTCACCCTCAACCCGCTGTCCACCAAGCCCGTCGAGGACCTCGAACCGCTCTGCGCCCACGCGCTGCGCCGCTTCATCCGGGCGTACTCGACGGTACCGGGCCAGCCGATCGCGGTCCGGATGCGCTCCTTCGCCCGGGTGATCCTGCTGTCCGGCAGCAAGGACGGGGAGGAGACCGGGCCCCCCGGCACCGACCACGCCGCGGCTGCCGAGCGGAACCTGGAGACCGCCCGCGGCGCCGTCCGCGCCATGGTCTGCCAGCTCGCCGTCCTGCACGCCCCGGAGGATCTCGCCGTCGTGGTCGTCGCCGACGGCGGTGCGCTCCCCGGCTGGGAGTGGGTGAAGTGGCTGCCGCACGCCCAGCACACGTCCGACACCGACGGCGTGGGCAGCGCCCGCCTCGTCGCCGAAGCCGTCTCCGAACTGGAACCGCTGCTGGGTGAGGAGTTCGGCGGGCGCCCGCCCTTCGAGCCGGGCGCCGAGCCGAGCCGCGACGAGCCGTACACGGTCATCGTCCTGGACACCGCCGCGGTCCCCGCGGGGGCGCGCATAGCCGGGGCCGGCTACCGCAATGCCCTGGTCCTCGACGTACGCGGGGTCCTCGACGACGCCCCCGAACGCGGCTCGCTCCGCTTCCGTGTCACCCCCGGCGACCTCTCGATGGTCACCACCGACGCGGACGGCAAGACCGTCGAGACCTCCGTGGGCCGGCCCGAGACCCTCGGCCCGCGCGCCGCCCGCGCCCTGGCCTCGGCGGTGGCCCCCTTCCGGCTGGGCGCCACCGCCCGCTCCGAGCAGCCGCTCCAGGAGGACATGGAGCTGACCGGTCTGCTCGGCATCCACGACCTGCACTCCGCGGACCTCACCCGGCTGCACGAACGGCGCGCCCCCGGCGACCGGCTGCGCGTCCCCATCGGACTCGCCGCCGACGGCAGCCAGGTCGCCCTGGACATCAAGGAGTCGGCGCAGGGCGGGATGGGCCCGCACGGCATGCTCATCGGCGCCACCGGCTCGGGCAAGTCGGAACTGCTGCGCACCCTGGTGCTCGGCCTCGCACTCACCCACTCGTCCGAGACGCTCAACTTCGTACTCGTCGACTTCAAGGGCGGTGCGACCTTCCTCGGCCTCGACAGGCTGCCGCACACCTCCGCGGTCATCACCAACCTCGCCGACGAAACGGCGCTCGTGGACCGTATGCGCGACGCCCTGCACGGCGAACTCATGCGCCGCCAGGAGCTCCTGCGCAAGGCGGGCAACTACGCCTCGCTCCTGGAGTACGAGAAGGCCCGCGAAGGCGGCGCCGACCTCGCGCCGCTGCCCACGCTCTTCGTCGTCGTCGACGAGTTCAGTGAACTCCTCGCCGCCCACCGGGACTTCCTCGACCTGTTCGTCATGATCGGACGGCTCGGCCGGTCCCTCGGCGTGCATCTGCTGCTCGCCTCGCAGCGGCTCGACGAGGGCCGCATCCACCAGCTGGAGTCCCATCTCTCCTACCGGGTGGGGCTGCGGACGTTCTCCGCGATGGAGAGCCGCGGTGTGCTCGGTGTCCCGGACGCGTACGAGCTGCCGCCCCAGCCGGGCAGCGGCCTGCTGAAGAACGACGTCGGCACGCTCACCCGGTTCAAGGCCGCATTCGTCTCCGGGCCGTACCGGGTCATCCGTCCCGCGGTACGCCAGGCGGTCGTCGCCGGACAGGTGGTGCCGTTCCAGGCGGGCTGGGTGCCGCCCCGCCAACTCCCGCAGAGCGCAAGTGAGCTGGCGGGAGCGGAAGCCGAGACGGCCGCGGCCGAGGAAGCGTCCGCCAGCCTGCTCACCATCGCCGTCGAGCGGCTGGAGGAGTCGGGCCCGCACGCCCACCAGGTGTGGCTGCCCCCGCTCACCGAACCGCCCACGCTCGACCTGCTGCTGCCCCCGCCCGGCTCACCCGCCGCGCGCCGGCTCACCGTGCCGGTCGGCATCGTGGACCGGCCGTTCGACCAGCGCCGCGACGAGCTGATCGCCGATCTCTCCGGTGCGGGCGGGCACGTCGGCATCGGCGGCGGCCCGCAGAGCGGCAAGACCACTCTCGTCCGTACGCTCATCACCGCCATCGCCCGCACCCACACCCCGCGCGAGGTGCAGTTCTACTGCCTGGACCTGGGTGGCGGCGGGCTCTCCGCGCTCTCCGGACTCCCGCACGTCGGTGGCGTCACCGGCCGCCTCGACCCGGAGCGGCTGCTGCGCACCGTCGCCGAGATCACCGGGCTGATCGCCCGCCGCGAGCGGCAGTTCGCCGATCACGGTTTCGGCTCCATGGCCGACTACCGGCGCAAGCGCGCGGCCGGTGAGTTCGCCGACGACCCGTACGGCGACGTGTTCCTCGTCGTCGACGGCTGGAACACGATCCGCCAGGACTTCATGGACCTGGTGCCGACCTTCACCCTCATCGCGTCCCGCGGGCTCAACTTCGGAGTCCACCTCATCATCGCCGCGACCCGCTGGGGCGAGATCGGGAGCGCCCTGCGCGACCAGCTCGGCACGCGCTTCGAGCTGCGGCTCGGTGACCCCGTCGACTCCGCGATCAACATGCGGGCCGCGGCGACCGTGCCGAAGGTCCCCGGCCGGGGGCTCACCGACGAGCAACTGCACTTCCTGACCGCGCTGCCCCGTATCGACGGGGACTCCTCCGTCGACACCCTCTCGGACGGCGTCGACGCGCTGGTCCGCGAGACGGCCGCCGGGTGGGACGGGCCCAAGGCGCCCCCCGTCCGGATGCTGCCGCTCACGTTGCCCGCGTCCGAACTGCCCGAGCCGGACGGCGACCTGCGCGTCCCCATCGGTATCCGGGACGTCCAACTGGACATCTTCCACCACGACTTCGAGGAGAACCCGCACCTGGTCGTGGTCGGCGACGCGGAGTCGGGCAAGACCAACCTGCTCGCGCTGGTCTGCGAAGCCGTCACCAAGCGGTACGGGCCCGCCGAGGCCCGGGTCATGGTCACCGACTACCGGCGCCGCCTGGCCGGGGCCGTACCCGAGCCCTACCGCCTCGGGTACGCCGTCGGCCCGGCCCAGCTCCAGGAGATGGTCTCCGGTTCGGCCCGCGCCATGGCGGACCGGGTGCCGGGACCGGACATCGCACCGGAGCGGCTGAAGCTGCGCGACTGGTGGAAGGGGCCGAGGCTGTTCGTGGTCGTGGACGACTACGAACTGATCGGGAGCGGCGGTCCCGACCCGTTCGCGCCGCTGCTGCCGTATCTCGCCCAGGGCGCCGAGGTGGGACTGCACCTGATCGTGGCCCGCAGCGCCAACGGCGCGTCCCGCTCGATGATGTCGGATCAGCTGCTGCGCCGGCTCGTCGAGGCCAACACCCCGGTCGTACAGCTGTCCTGCCCGCCCGCCGAGGGGCAGATCGTCACCGGTACGAAGCCCCGTCTGCTCCCGCCCGGACGCGGTCTGTACATCACGCGCCGCAACACGGTGCAGGTGCAGACGGCGCTGCGCGGCGAGGAGGCGGAGGAAGCGACGGGGCCCGCCGAGCAGTAG
- a CDS encoding TetR-like C-terminal domain-containing protein: protein MGVTEGPDTAAGSAGSPIGEDARGALRRAALGRLPERRRVALGLDGLAQEAGVEQGLAHEEFPGEWDLLSDLVLGAYNAMSDAAEAGAERARAEGVGLLGRWTAICLGVRRWALDHPDEYTLIWGSPVPGYVAPPETMVAGARTVLALLGTLREAQEAGVLDTYAGDPEPSEGMRRNIAPLAEGLLSGLPDQTIARLLTAWTQLHGMVGFEVNGHIAGVAADPEAFFAHTAESMGVFMGLPRG from the coding sequence ATGGGCGTCACCGAAGGACCGGACACGGCAGCCGGATCGGCCGGATCCCCGATCGGAGAGGACGCGAGGGGCGCGCTGCGCCGGGCCGCGCTGGGCCGGCTGCCCGAGCGGCGCCGGGTCGCTCTCGGTCTCGACGGGCTGGCCCAGGAAGCGGGCGTCGAACAGGGCCTCGCGCACGAGGAGTTCCCCGGCGAGTGGGACCTGCTGAGCGATCTGGTCCTGGGCGCCTACAACGCGATGAGTGATGCCGCCGAGGCCGGGGCCGAGCGGGCGAGGGCCGAGGGCGTCGGGCTGCTCGGGCGCTGGACGGCCATCTGCCTGGGGGTACGGCGGTGGGCGCTGGACCACCCCGACGAGTACACCCTCATCTGGGGGTCACCGGTGCCGGGATACGTCGCGCCCCCGGAGACCATGGTGGCCGGAGCCCGCACCGTCCTCGCGCTCCTGGGCACGCTGCGGGAGGCCCAGGAGGCAGGGGTGCTCGACACCTACGCGGGCGACCCGGAACCGTCGGAGGGCATGCGGCGCAACATCGCACCCCTCGCCGAGGGTCTGCTCAGCGGCCTCCCGGACCAGACCATCGCCCGCTTGCTGACCGCCTGGACCCAACTGCACGGCATGGTCGGCTTCGAGGTCAACGGGCACATCGCCGGTGTCGCCGCCGACCCGGAGGCGTTCTTCGCCCACACCGCGGAGTCCATGGGGGTGTTCATGGGGCTGCCGCGGGGGTGA
- a CDS encoding S8 family serine peptidase, producing MPPRTALLPAAALALLVSVSAASPAEAADSPSLPSVSAGPPSEGGCVKPSKKHSDLTPWPQRLIAPSRAWPSSRGAGVTVAVVDTGVDEAPALAGRVKAGPDVVSGGTAGKDCIGHGTFVAGVVAAGQKSGVGFAGVAPDARILAIGVTGKDGSATADKVAAGIRAAVSGGARVVDVPIALNRGSASLTSAVQEAVRKNVLVVAPAYGITDSSGSPAPAAYPAALPGVLAVAGLAPGGGPDQKAAPATAPDIAAPGTSLMSIGPGGTGHFSGSGADLATGFVAGTAALVDGYRPGLTVQQLTDRLTSTAYPSPGLRALTGAGTVDPAGAVTAVLPSSAPRPAKPAPAPQLAASTGDSAHAGAVAVAGGAAGIVALTAFFAVVLPRARRRGWRAGV from the coding sequence ATGCCGCCCCGCACCGCACTGCTCCCGGCCGCCGCCCTCGCCCTCCTCGTGAGCGTCTCGGCAGCCTCCCCGGCCGAGGCCGCGGACAGCCCGAGCCTCCCCTCCGTCAGCGCCGGTCCGCCTTCCGAGGGCGGCTGCGTCAAGCCGTCCAAGAAGCACTCCGACCTCACCCCGTGGCCCCAGCGGCTCATCGCGCCCTCCCGGGCCTGGCCGTCGTCCCGGGGCGCCGGTGTCACCGTCGCCGTGGTCGACACCGGGGTCGACGAGGCACCGGCACTCGCCGGGCGGGTGAAGGCCGGGCCCGATGTCGTGTCGGGCGGAACCGCCGGGAAGGACTGCATCGGACACGGCACCTTCGTGGCGGGCGTCGTCGCGGCCGGGCAGAAGTCCGGTGTCGGGTTCGCCGGGGTCGCGCCCGACGCGCGGATCCTGGCGATCGGGGTGACCGGCAAGGACGGTTCGGCGACCGCCGACAAGGTGGCCGCCGGGATCCGGGCCGCGGTGTCCGGCGGGGCGCGGGTGGTGGACGTACCGATCGCGCTGAACCGCGGCAGTGCCTCGCTCACCTCGGCCGTACAGGAAGCGGTCCGGAAGAACGTGCTCGTGGTGGCCCCCGCGTACGGGATCACCGACTCGTCCGGGTCCCCGGCCCCGGCCGCCTACCCGGCGGCGCTGCCCGGCGTACTGGCTGTCGCCGGGCTCGCTCCCGGGGGTGGCCCCGACCAGAAGGCCGCGCCCGCGACGGCCCCCGACATCGCGGCCCCGGGCACCAGTCTCATGAGCATCGGGCCCGGCGGTACCGGGCACTTCAGCGGCAGCGGGGCGGACCTGGCGACCGGGTTCGTGGCCGGTACGGCCGCGCTGGTGGACGGCTACCGTCCCGGCCTGACCGTCCAGCAGCTCACGGACCGGCTGACGTCGACGGCGTACCCGAGCCCCGGGCTCCGCGCGCTGACGGGCGCCGGGACGGTCGACCCGGCGGGCGCGGTGACGGCCGTACTGCCCTCGTCGGCGCCCCGCCCCGCGAAGCCCGCGCCCGCCCCGCAGCTCGCGGCCAGTACCGGCGACAGCGCCCATGCGGGCGCCGTCGCGGTGGCCGGGGGCGCGGCGGGCATCGTCGCGCTGACGGCCTTCTTCGCGGTGGTGCTGCCGCGCGCCCGCCGCCGGGGCTGGCGCGCCGGGGTCTGA